Proteins encoded in a region of the Gulosibacter sediminis genome:
- the rpmJ gene encoding 50S ribosomal protein L36, whose translation MKVKPSVKKMCDKCRVIRRHGRVMVICDNPRHKQRQG comes from the coding sequence ATGAAGGTCAAGCCTTCGGTTAAGAAGATGTGCGACAAGTGCCGCGTGATCCGTCGTCACGGCCGCGTCATGGTCATCTGCGACAACCCGCGCCACAAGCAGCGCCAGGGCTAG
- the infA gene encoding translation initiation factor IF-1, with amino-acid sequence MAKKDGVIEIEGTVIEALPNAMFRVELSNGHKVLAHISGKMRQHYIRILPEDRVIVELSPYDLTRGRIVYRYK; translated from the coding sequence ATGGCCAAAAAAGACGGCGTCATCGAGATCGAGGGCACGGTCATCGAAGCATTGCCAAACGCAATGTTCCGTGTCGAACTTTCCAATGGACACAAGGTCCTCGCACACATCTCCGGCAAGATGCGGCAGCACTACATCCGCATCCTTCCCGAAGACCGAGTGATCGTAGAACTCAGCCCCTACGACCTCACGCGTGGCCGCATCGTCTACCGCTACAAGTAG
- a CDS encoding HNH endonuclease signature motif containing protein, translating to MTSTAPEFDDDQTDAFLRVALEQFHADLRARAAVDASDFRTYATIYNTAEAYTSRDCGPAVSATKRAETFQWHLRSVAGEFACDSQLTDNALMNRARGAHNLFTKFPYWHDALAEASVQAGHVGAMLRHHSPVPPQHYATYGNGVLRYAKAHTAPQTETYAKKLAAKLASEEFEEAHKQAFEKRRVIVNHDDFGMAFLTAYLPSVVAAAIDEQLSRDAEAMIDVAKQEGRDRRNEPEFDADLRTRDQHRANILSDTLLTATAQTILEGPAEGAARVRATVSIVTPVLALRDPKFAGAFARAGGSDTCAGVAMLNGIQPMSAEEARQWAADGELERILTHPITGHVITSDTYAPTASLRRYLRARDVVCCFPGCRRPAHRSELDHTVAWQDGGKTHPGNLGHLCRAHHTQKHVQPWQVFNLGGGELAWITPEGRTIHVSPEPPGPRFVEVHDPPPF from the coding sequence ATGACCAGCACGGCACCCGAGTTTGACGATGACCAGACCGACGCATTCCTCCGCGTCGCGCTCGAACAGTTCCACGCCGACCTGCGCGCGCGGGCGGCGGTCGATGCCTCCGACTTCCGCACCTACGCAACTATTTACAACACTGCCGAGGCCTACACCTCGCGCGATTGTGGGCCCGCCGTCTCGGCCACGAAGCGCGCCGAGACGTTCCAGTGGCATCTGCGCTCGGTCGCGGGCGAGTTCGCGTGCGACTCGCAGCTCACCGACAACGCGCTGATGAACCGCGCGCGGGGCGCGCACAACCTGTTCACGAAGTTCCCGTACTGGCACGATGCGCTCGCCGAGGCCTCGGTGCAGGCCGGGCACGTGGGCGCGATGCTCCGGCACCACTCCCCCGTACCGCCGCAGCACTACGCCACCTACGGCAACGGCGTGCTGCGATACGCGAAGGCGCACACCGCTCCTCAGACCGAGACCTACGCGAAGAAACTCGCGGCGAAACTCGCGAGCGAGGAATTCGAAGAGGCCCACAAGCAGGCGTTCGAGAAGCGCCGAGTCATCGTCAACCACGACGACTTCGGCATGGCCTTCCTCACCGCCTATCTCCCCTCCGTCGTCGCGGCCGCCATCGACGAGCAGCTGTCGCGCGACGCCGAAGCGATGATCGACGTCGCAAAGCAGGAGGGTAGGGACCGTCGGAACGAGCCCGAGTTCGACGCCGACCTGCGCACGCGCGACCAGCACCGCGCCAACATCCTCTCCGACACCCTGCTCACTGCCACGGCACAGACGATCCTCGAGGGCCCTGCCGAGGGCGCCGCGCGGGTCAGGGCTACGGTGAGCATCGTCACGCCGGTGCTGGCGCTGCGCGACCCAAAGTTCGCCGGGGCGTTCGCTCGGGCGGGCGGCTCCGACACCTGCGCCGGGGTGGCGATGCTCAACGGCATCCAGCCCATGAGCGCCGAAGAGGCCCGCCAGTGGGCCGCCGATGGCGAGCTCGAGCGCATCCTCACGCACCCCATCACGGGGCACGTCATCACTTCCGACACCTATGCGCCGACCGCGTCGCTGCGCAGGTATCTCCGCGCCCGCGACGTCGTCTGCTGCTTCCCGGGCTGCCGCCGGCCGGCGCATCGCAGCGAGCTCGACCACACGGTCGCGTGGCAGGACGGCGGCAAGACGCACCCGGGCAATCTCGGGCACCTCTGCCGCGCCCACCACACGCAGAAGCACGTGCAGCCGTGGCAGGTCTTCAACCTCGGCGGCGGCGAACTGGCATGGATCACGCCCGAGGGGCGAACCATCCACGTTTCACCCGAACCGCCGGGGCCCCGCTTTGTCGAGGTGCACGATCCGCCACCCTTCTAA
- the map gene encoding type I methionyl aminopeptidase, with protein sequence MRSIYKSPEELRLMVPAGLLTSQALDAVEAAIRPGISTLELDAIAERVILAGGGESNFKLVEDYAHTVCASVNDVVVHGIPNETPLQPGDIVSIDCGAQLNGWNGDSARTFIVPGKPQRENAEQWLLDARRTSAAAQAAMWAGIAAVASARHLNDVGGAIEDEIDMHLDEGPLGNLEGYTGHGIGRDMHEEPTVFNYRVRRRGPVVKAGLAICIEPMLTAGSPDVRTDPDHWSVRAIDGTPSAHWEHTVLRHKEGIWVSTAADGGAAGLAPLGVTPVPVP encoded by the coding sequence ATGCGCTCGATCTATAAGTCCCCCGAAGAGCTGCGCCTCATGGTGCCCGCCGGACTGCTCACCTCGCAGGCCCTGGATGCGGTCGAAGCCGCCATTCGCCCCGGCATTTCGACGCTCGAGCTTGATGCCATTGCCGAGCGCGTGATCCTCGCCGGGGGCGGCGAGTCGAACTTCAAGCTCGTCGAGGACTACGCCCACACCGTGTGTGCCTCGGTGAACGACGTCGTCGTGCACGGGATCCCGAACGAGACGCCGCTGCAGCCGGGCGACATCGTGTCGATCGACTGCGGTGCCCAGTTGAACGGTTGGAACGGCGACTCAGCACGCACGTTCATCGTGCCGGGTAAGCCGCAGCGCGAGAACGCCGAGCAGTGGCTGCTGGATGCGCGCCGTACGAGCGCCGCTGCGCAGGCTGCCATGTGGGCGGGTATCGCCGCGGTTGCGTCGGCCCGCCACCTCAACGACGTGGGCGGCGCGATCGAGGACGAGATCGATATGCACCTCGACGAGGGTCCGCTCGGCAACCTCGAGGGCTACACCGGACACGGTATCGGCCGCGATATGCACGAAGAGCCGACCGTTTTCAACTACCGCGTGCGCCGTCGCGGCCCGGTCGTGAAGGCTGGCCTCGCGATCTGCATCGAGCCCATGCTTACCGCGGGCAGCCCCGATGTGCGTACCGACCCCGACCACTGGTCCGTGCGCGCGATCGATGGAACGCCGAGCGCCCACTGGGAGCACACCGTGCTGCGCCATAAAGAAGGTATCTGGGTCTCCACCGCCGCCGACGGCGGCGCCGCTGGTCTCGCGCCGCTTGGTGTGACGCCCGTTCCCGTGCCGTAG
- a CDS encoding APC family permease, producing MSASPTTLEDRNPPEPTGLKRTLGVWSTLTLGVGAMVGFGWVTLVGGWIESAGSLGATLAFVVGGFMMAIVSLVYAELVAAMPKAGGEHNYIIRAMGPRWSFIGSWAITGGYATVVAFEAVALPRAIDYVVDLEQIHLWTVSGSEVFLVWALVGSVVAVLITIINILGVKVAGGVQMFVVIFLFAIGALQIFGSVTGGSGANFEPFFTGGSAGFFAVLIVVPFLFVGFDVIPQAAEEVDIPPRKVGNISFISVLIAAAWYIMIVLTVSSALTHDQMASSGLPAADAMGALFGNQFFANLMVAAGVAGIITSWNSLQLGASRLMFSLARGGMLPAWFGKLHPKYGTPANALIVLGAIATIAPFFGASALGWIVDAGSPMIVIAYLLVSISFVILRVREPRMERPLRIGGKGKFGVAIGGLSIAITAFLCSLYLPGMPAGIGVESWLIFGVWWIVGAVFFVAIPGGVKPGPNAEEELYEKVLQKFPGRRG from the coding sequence ATGTCCGCCAGCCCAACAACGCTCGAAGATCGCAACCCACCGGAACCAACAGGGCTGAAGCGCACGCTCGGCGTCTGGAGCACCCTCACCCTTGGCGTCGGCGCCATGGTCGGCTTCGGCTGGGTCACGCTCGTCGGCGGCTGGATCGAAAGCGCCGGCTCGCTCGGCGCAACCCTCGCGTTTGTCGTAGGCGGCTTCATGATGGCGATCGTGTCGCTCGTCTACGCCGAGCTCGTCGCCGCAATGCCGAAGGCCGGCGGTGAGCACAACTACATCATCCGCGCGATGGGCCCCCGCTGGTCATTCATCGGCTCGTGGGCGATCACGGGCGGCTACGCCACGGTGGTCGCATTCGAGGCGGTCGCGCTCCCCCGCGCGATCGACTACGTCGTCGACCTTGAGCAGATCCACCTCTGGACCGTCAGCGGCTCCGAGGTCTTCCTCGTCTGGGCCCTCGTAGGCTCGGTCGTCGCGGTGCTCATCACGATCATCAACATCCTCGGCGTCAAGGTCGCGGGTGGCGTGCAGATGTTCGTCGTCATCTTCCTCTTCGCCATCGGCGCGCTGCAGATCTTCGGCTCGGTCACGGGCGGCTCTGGCGCAAACTTCGAGCCCTTCTTCACGGGCGGCTCCGCGGGCTTCTTCGCGGTGCTCATCGTCGTGCCGTTCCTCTTTGTTGGCTTCGACGTGATCCCCCAGGCCGCCGAAGAGGTGGACATCCCGCCGCGCAAGGTGGGCAACATCTCGTTCATCTCGGTGCTCATCGCCGCGGCCTGGTACATCATGATCGTGCTCACGGTCTCGTCGGCCCTCACCCACGACCAGATGGCAAGCTCGGGCCTGCCGGCGGCGGATGCGATGGGCGCGCTGTTCGGCAACCAGTTCTTCGCCAACCTCATGGTCGCAGCCGGCGTCGCCGGCATCATCACCTCGTGGAACTCGCTGCAGCTCGGCGCCTCGCGCCTCATGTTCTCGCTCGCGCGCGGCGGCATGCTGCCCGCGTGGTTCGGCAAGCTGCACCCGAAGTACGGCACCCCCGCGAACGCCCTCATCGTGCTCGGCGCCATCGCGACGATCGCCCCGTTCTTCGGCGCCTCAGCCCTCGGCTGGATCGTCGACGCCGGCTCGCCGATGATCGTCATCGCCTACCTGCTCGTCTCGATCTCGTTCGTAATCCTCCGCGTGCGCGAACCGCGCATGGAGCGCCCGCTGCGCATCGGTGGCAAGGGCAAGTTCGGCGTTGCCATCGGCGGCCTCTCGATCGCGATCACCGCGTTCCTCTGCTCGCTCTACCTGCCCGGGATGCCCGCCGGCATCGGCGTTGAGTCGTGGCTCATCTTCGGCGTCTGGTGGATCGTCGGCGCCGTGTTCTTCGTAGCGATTCCGGGCGGCGTCAAGCCCGGCCCGAACGCCGAAGAAGAGCTTTACGAGAAGGTGCTACAGAAGTTCCCGGGCCGGCGCGGCTAG
- a CDS encoding gamma-glutamyl-gamma-aminobutyrate hydrolase family protein, with the protein MTPLTWDEAVTTSAHPEADVEIAVVVQLNTPGQSSFSRGLNRDLIQVAVAALHDAGARASLHDVADETPPDSEAIRGADGILVLGGGDVDATLYGHTDPVPNEYGKDRRADDRELELIRTGIADDAIMLHLCRGSQLLNVACGGSLVPDLDPFELHKGAPGDPLFVDEVVELVEGSRLRELYGSSSLTVRNGHHQAVDRVGAGLRVAARARDGITEATERVENTWIVGVQWHPEELAANRDDRRVLFGEFVRQVRARVGAR; encoded by the coding sequence GTGACGCCGCTGACGTGGGACGAGGCGGTGACGACCTCGGCGCATCCCGAGGCCGACGTCGAGATCGCCGTCGTCGTGCAGCTGAATACGCCGGGGCAGTCGTCGTTCTCGCGCGGGCTGAATCGCGATCTGATTCAGGTGGCGGTGGCGGCGTTGCACGATGCCGGCGCCCGCGCGAGCCTGCACGACGTGGCCGACGAGACGCCGCCCGACTCCGAAGCGATTCGCGGTGCCGACGGCATCCTCGTGCTCGGCGGTGGCGACGTCGACGCGACGCTCTACGGGCACACCGACCCCGTGCCGAACGAGTACGGCAAGGATCGCCGCGCCGACGACCGCGAGCTCGAACTCATCCGCACCGGCATCGCCGACGACGCGATCATGCTGCACCTCTGCCGCGGCTCGCAGCTGCTCAATGTCGCGTGCGGTGGCTCGCTCGTGCCCGATCTTGACCCGTTCGAGCTGCACAAGGGTGCGCCGGGCGATCCGCTCTTTGTGGATGAGGTGGTCGAGCTGGTCGAGGGCAGTCGCCTTCGCGAGCTGTACGGATCATCAAGCCTGACGGTGCGCAACGGCCACCACCAGGCGGTCGACCGGGTCGGCGCGGGGCTGCGCGTCGCGGCGCGTGCTCGCGACGGCATCACCGAAGCGACGGAGCGCGTCGAGAACACCTGGATTGTCGGGGTGCAGTGGCACCCCGAAGAGCTCGCGGCGAATCGTGACGACCGGCGCGTGCTCTTCGGGGAGTTCGTGCGGCAGGTGCGGGCGCGAGTCGGGGCTCGCTAG
- a CDS encoding gamma-glutamyl-gamma-aminobutyrate hydrolase family protein codes for MRPIIGVPGLSSAKIQGLRFDASVAANAVLRAIQRAGGDPVVLSPLVDWANPDSRLWGFVDGLVLPGGPDIDPFRYGQLAEASYAGCSFDGQDDADAAAIAAAAERGIPALLICRGMQLWNVERGGDLVQHWPQQPQEHVDTIHDVEIAPGSALAAALGETASRAVSVSSYHHQAVGRVGEGLRVTARAADGAVEALEDPELNIVGVQWHPEDRSDSVASDQALFDWIVAQARARSSERSAA; via the coding sequence GTGCGACCGATCATTGGCGTGCCGGGGCTGAGCTCGGCCAAGATTCAGGGCCTGCGCTTCGACGCCTCGGTGGCCGCCAACGCCGTCCTGCGCGCGATCCAGCGCGCGGGCGGCGACCCGGTCGTGTTGAGCCCGCTCGTCGACTGGGCGAACCCCGACTCGCGACTCTGGGGCTTCGTCGATGGGCTCGTGCTGCCGGGCGGGCCCGACATCGACCCGTTCCGGTACGGCCAGCTCGCCGAGGCGAGCTACGCGGGCTGCTCGTTTGATGGGCAGGATGACGCGGACGCCGCGGCCATCGCGGCGGCGGCCGAGCGCGGCATCCCTGCCCTGCTGATTTGTCGCGGGATGCAGCTGTGGAACGTCGAGCGCGGGGGCGACCTCGTGCAGCACTGGCCGCAGCAGCCGCAGGAACACGTCGACACCATTCACGACGTCGAGATCGCGCCGGGCAGCGCGCTCGCGGCGGCGCTCGGGGAGACCGCCTCGCGCGCCGTCTCGGTGTCGAGTTATCACCATCAAGCCGTTGGGCGCGTTGGCGAGGGCCTGCGCGTGACGGCGCGGGCCGCCGACGGCGCTGTCGAGGCACTCGAGGACCCGGAGCTGAACATCGTCGGGGTGCAGTGGCATCCCGAGGATCGCAGCGACTCGGTCGCGAGCGATCAGGCGCTGTTCGACTGGATCGTGGCCCAAGCCCGCGCGCGCTCGAGCGAGCGGAGCGCGGCGTGA
- a CDS encoding substrate-binding periplasmic protein, whose protein sequence is MRTIKLACIDSAAPPLFDLSTDGGKTRPGFEPDVAVLVAGELGAEVEWVILPWDDMIPAVQDGRADAVWCGQGIIPSRQELVDFTRPYTVFNESVLVRAGDPARAPEDMRGYRVGAIAGSTNMKLAETFPEVELVPFGASDDVFADMLEAVRSGSVDAMIDDDVVTVPLGDEPEFDLAFTAQTRNKWGVGVRKGNTELLEELNGAIGRVLADGRLEAVWTKWMPHLPFPGETLRGEDA, encoded by the coding sequence ATGCGCACCATCAAACTTGCATGTATCGATTCGGCGGCACCGCCGCTCTTTGACCTTTCGACCGACGGCGGCAAGACCCGCCCCGGCTTCGAGCCGGATGTGGCGGTGCTGGTCGCCGGCGAGCTCGGCGCCGAGGTCGAGTGGGTGATTCTGCCCTGGGACGACATGATTCCCGCGGTGCAGGATGGCCGCGCTGACGCCGTCTGGTGCGGCCAGGGCATCATCCCCTCGCGGCAGGAGCTCGTCGACTTCACCCGCCCCTACACCGTGTTCAACGAGTCGGTGCTCGTCCGTGCCGGCGACCCGGCGCGGGCGCCCGAGGACATGCGCGGCTACCGCGTCGGCGCGATCGCCGGCTCGACGAACATGAAGCTCGCCGAGACGTTCCCCGAGGTTGAGCTCGTGCCGTTCGGTGCGAGCGATGACGTATTCGCCGACATGCTCGAGGCCGTGCGTAGCGGCTCCGTCGACGCGATGATTGACGACGACGTGGTGACGGTGCCGCTCGGTGACGAACCCGAGTTCGACCTCGCGTTCACCGCGCAGACCCGCAACAAGTGGGGCGTCGGGGTGCGCAAGGGCAACACGGAGCTGCTTGAGGAGCTCAACGGCGCGATCGGCCGGGTGCTCGCAGACGGTCGGCTCGAGGCCGTCTGGACGAAGTGGATGCCGCACCTGCCGTTCCCGGGCGAGACCCTGCGCGGGGAGGACGCCTAA
- a CDS encoding glutamine synthetase family protein, with product MTNHSTTTVEPHVEKLQTAAVELGRNLGDFYRESVEAALNDNGAFGYHQEQNLEDDTVAEIVEKIERSGVKYLYYMLPTLGARTVAKMVPAKHIVRNLEKGIAFHRTALSDLQSDIFGNLIGGGIEAKEFVGLPEPESFQQLPWDGEVGRIFCAAYEPEHLPGVGGRPLAIDSRANMQRTHQLLKDVFSLTMKSGTEPEMTWTGDSIEPTLIPGHSPAYQVENLEVMRPIYKRLEEYATALDFDMIEGDYEDKGQIELNWMFDDIERTADRLVTYRQICSQVAREFGVKASFMPKPYLGSMGNGCHHNLSLWGDEGTNTFITPGVTELHMSQLGRWAIGGVLKHAPAMMLVMASTVNSYKRFWDPGQFAPASADWGLDDRASMVRISANGRAEVRVPDASVNPYLSHSLLVSAMADGIGNEIEPPAAGSGGVDLPMTLGEAIEAFKSSDWIQANLPEDLRRIYLEMKSDEWARYCGAVTEWEFNQYWQAIP from the coding sequence ATGACCAACCACAGCACGACGACGGTTGAGCCGCACGTCGAGAAACTCCAGACCGCGGCGGTCGAGCTCGGGCGCAACCTTGGCGACTTCTATCGCGAGAGCGTCGAGGCGGCGCTCAACGACAACGGCGCGTTCGGCTACCACCAGGAACAGAACCTCGAGGACGACACGGTCGCCGAGATCGTCGAGAAGATCGAGCGCTCCGGCGTGAAGTACCTCTATTACATGCTGCCGACGCTCGGCGCGCGCACCGTCGCGAAGATGGTGCCGGCGAAGCACATCGTGCGCAACCTCGAGAAGGGCATCGCCTTTCACCGCACGGCGCTGAGCGACCTCCAGTCGGACATCTTCGGCAACCTCATCGGTGGCGGCATCGAGGCGAAGGAGTTCGTCGGCCTGCCCGAGCCCGAGTCGTTCCAGCAGCTACCGTGGGACGGCGAGGTCGGCCGCATCTTCTGCGCGGCCTACGAGCCCGAGCACCTGCCGGGCGTCGGCGGCCGCCCGCTCGCGATCGACTCGCGCGCGAACATGCAGCGCACGCACCAGCTGCTCAAGGACGTCTTCAGCCTCACGATGAAGTCGGGCACCGAGCCCGAGATGACCTGGACCGGCGACTCGATCGAGCCCACGCTCATCCCCGGGCACAGCCCCGCCTACCAGGTCGAGAACCTCGAGGTTATGCGTCCTATCTATAAGCGGCTCGAGGAGTACGCGACCGCGCTCGACTTCGACATGATCGAGGGCGACTACGAGGACAAGGGCCAGATCGAGCTCAACTGGATGTTCGACGACATTGAGCGCACCGCCGACCGCCTCGTGACCTATCGCCAGATCTGCTCGCAGGTCGCGCGCGAGTTCGGAGTCAAGGCGTCGTTCATGCCGAAGCCGTACCTCGGGTCGATGGGTAATGGCTGCCACCACAACCTGTCGCTCTGGGGCGACGAGGGCACGAACACGTTCATCACGCCGGGCGTCACCGAACTGCACATGTCGCAGCTGGGTCGCTGGGCCATCGGCGGCGTGCTCAAGCACGCGCCGGCGATGATGCTCGTTATGGCGAGCACCGTGAACTCGTACAAGCGGTTCTGGGACCCGGGCCAGTTCGCGCCCGCCAGCGCCGATTGGGGCCTCGACGACCGCGCCTCGATGGTGCGCATCTCGGCGAACGGCCGCGCCGAGGTGCGCGTGCCCGACGCATCCGTAAACCCCTACCTCTCGCACTCGCTGCTCGTGTCGGCGATGGCCGACGGCATCGGCAACGAGATCGAGCCGCCGGCCGCTGGCTCGGGCGGCGTCGACCTGCCGATGACGCTCGGCGAGGCGATCGAGGCATTCAAGTCGTCCGACTGGATTCAGGCGAACCTGCCTGAGGATCTTCGTCGCATCTATCTGGAGATGAAGTCGGACGAATGGGCCCGCTACTGCGGGGCCGTGACCGAGTGGGAATTCAATCAGTATTGGCAGGCGATTCCGTAA
- a CDS encoding cytochrome P450 → MSRAEVIDDLPYFDIADPKFAMQSEAVRDARERSWIAKTNYGYAVLRYAEVAELLKHPKLSQGSARWPELNGVHSGLFSEWWSKNLLVLEGDEHHRIRRLLNPAFSPSMARRLEPEFTALAEELVASFKDRGECEFVADFAEPFATRALCIMMGLDHKHWQFIASRANTVGYALSVSIKDDIEQIDEAVHELYEFVEQLIEERKVNPGQDVVSRLVQFSDDGDKLSGEELRNALVLMLFGGMDTTRNQLGLALQTYIRNAAEWEKLAADESLATAALEEALRVNPTTRWVTREAIDDFEYEGVQIAKGTTVHLFTATSGTDPVAYPDPEVDITASERKPHFTFGGGVHHCLGHYIARADMSQALPVLARNLTNIRSAGGDEWLPDSGNTGPVRFPISFTARA, encoded by the coding sequence ATGAGTCGCGCCGAAGTGATCGACGATCTGCCATATTTCGACATCGCAGACCCGAAGTTTGCGATGCAGTCCGAAGCGGTGCGCGATGCGCGCGAGCGCTCGTGGATCGCGAAGACCAACTACGGCTACGCGGTGCTGCGGTACGCCGAGGTGGCCGAACTGCTCAAGCACCCGAAGCTGTCGCAGGGCTCCGCCCGCTGGCCGGAACTCAACGGCGTGCACTCGGGCCTGTTCTCCGAGTGGTGGAGCAAGAACCTGCTCGTGCTCGAGGGCGACGAACACCACCGCATCCGCCGCCTGCTCAACCCGGCCTTCTCGCCCTCGATGGCGCGCCGGCTCGAGCCCGAGTTCACCGCGCTCGCGGAGGAACTCGTCGCGAGCTTCAAGGACCGCGGCGAGTGCGAGTTCGTCGCCGACTTCGCCGAGCCGTTCGCGACCCGCGCGCTGTGCATCATGATGGGGCTCGACCACAAGCACTGGCAGTTCATTGCGAGCCGGGCGAACACAGTCGGCTACGCGCTCAGCGTGAGCATCAAGGACGACATCGAGCAGATCGACGAGGCCGTGCACGAGCTGTACGAGTTCGTCGAGCAGCTCATCGAGGAGCGCAAGGTGAACCCCGGGCAGGACGTCGTGTCGCGGCTCGTGCAGTTCAGCGACGACGGCGACAAGCTTTCGGGCGAGGAGCTCCGCAACGCGCTCGTGCTCATGCTCTTTGGCGGGATGGACACGACCCGCAACCAGCTCGGGCTCGCGCTGCAGACCTACATCCGAAATGCCGCGGAGTGGGAGAAGCTCGCCGCCGACGAGTCGCTCGCGACCGCGGCGCTCGAGGAGGCGCTGCGCGTCAACCCGACCACGCGCTGGGTCACCCGCGAGGCGATCGACGACTTCGAGTACGAGGGCGTGCAGATCGCGAAGGGTACGACCGTGCACCTGTTCACCGCGACCTCGGGCACCGACCCGGTCGCGTATCCCGACCCCGAGGTCGACATCACCGCGTCGGAACGCAAGCCGCACTTCACGTTCGGTGGCGGCGTGCATCACTGCCTCGGCCACTACATCGCGCGCGCGGACATGAGCCAGGCACTGCCGGTGCTCGCGCGCAATCTCACCAACATCCGCTCGGCGGGTGGGGACGAGTGGCTGCCGGACTCCGGCAACACCGGCCCGGTGCGATTCCCCATCTCGTTCACGGCGCGGGCCTAA
- a CDS encoding FAD-dependent oxidoreductase — protein MSEILATDHAAPRHIAIVGSGPSGCFTAQALHRKWPNAEVTVFDRLAVPYGLIRYGVAADHQHTKAITRQFDRSFADGGVRFAGNMEVGTDLGLDQLRQNYDIVVLASGRWRDRALSIPGGKLPGVVVSGDIVNALNAVPRPAIPMPRIGRRVVVVGAGNVALDMVRFLIKTDADYEGSDVASAALQQYLEAPATEITVLSRSPIAAAKADVAMVKELGKIDGVKFSYANTSPATDDNALGRKREEAFAQLAALEVDNPRVRVHFIFGAEPGRIRGTEHVEALHLQAAPAGEPSVLECDTVISAIGFDVNAPGQWHYAQHLDFTPADATGRIEDGLYRVGWLKRGPHGAIPANRADANEVAKEIIADVEADRFHAHEEARGYEGLPERARANAVSFDDWRHIDEAEVRAAEPGRIRHKITDHDTMLATVRAATTK, from the coding sequence ATGTCCGAGATCCTCGCAACGGATCACGCAGCGCCGCGCCATATCGCCATCGTCGGCAGTGGCCCGAGCGGCTGCTTTACCGCCCAAGCACTCCACCGCAAGTGGCCGAATGCTGAAGTCACGGTCTTCGACCGGCTCGCGGTGCCGTACGGGCTGATTCGCTACGGGGTCGCCGCCGACCACCAACACACGAAGGCGATCACCCGCCAGTTCGACCGCAGCTTCGCCGACGGCGGCGTGCGGTTCGCTGGCAATATGGAAGTCGGCACCGACCTCGGCCTCGACCAGTTGCGCCAGAACTACGACATCGTCGTGCTCGCCTCGGGGCGGTGGCGCGACCGCGCGCTCTCGATTCCCGGCGGCAAACTCCCCGGCGTCGTCGTATCGGGCGACATCGTCAACGCGCTCAACGCCGTGCCGCGACCAGCGATCCCCATGCCCCGCATCGGCCGCCGGGTCGTCGTCGTCGGCGCGGGCAACGTCGCGCTCGACATGGTGCGCTTTCTCATCAAGACCGATGCCGACTACGAGGGCAGCGACGTCGCATCCGCCGCGCTGCAGCAGTACCTCGAGGCACCCGCGACCGAGATCACGGTGTTGAGCCGCTCCCCCATCGCCGCCGCCAAGGCCGACGTCGCGATGGTGAAAGAGCTCGGCAAGATCGACGGCGTCAAGTTCAGCTACGCGAACACGAGCCCCGCCACCGACGACAACGCGCTGGGGCGCAAGCGCGAGGAGGCCTTCGCGCAGCTCGCGGCGCTCGAGGTCGACAACCCCCGCGTGCGCGTGCACTTCATCTTCGGCGCCGAGCCCGGGCGCATCCGCGGCACCGAGCACGTCGAGGCCCTGCATCTCCAGGCCGCGCCCGCCGGCGAGCCGAGCGTGCTCGAGTGCGACACCGTCATCAGCGCGATCGGCTTCGACGTGAACGCCCCGGGGCAGTGGCACTACGCCCAGCACCTCGACTTCACGCCCGCCGACGCCACGGGGCGCATCGAGGACGGGCTCTACCGCGTCGGCTGGCTCAAGCGGGGCCCCCACGGCGCGATCCCCGCGAACCGCGCCGACGCGAACGAGGTCGCGAAGGAGATCATCGCCGACGTCGAGGCCGACCGATTCCACGCCCACGAGGAGGCGCGGGGCTACGAGGGCCTGCCCGAGCGCGCCCGCGCGAACGCCGTCAGCTTCGACGACTGGCGCCACATCGACGAGGCCGAGGTGCGCGCGGCCGAGCCCGGGCGCATCCGCCACAAGATCACCGACCACGACACCATGCTCGCAACGGTGCGAGCCGCAACCACTAAGTGA